TCAGGCTGTCGATTTCCTTCGAAGTGATCTGACCGCCACGAAAGGTTTGCGGCAGCGAGCGACCGTCGTCCGAACGCAGGATTGGCAGTACCGGCATCCATTCGCCAACCTTCACTTCGGTCTGGGATAGCTTGGCCTTGAATGCCACATTGGTGCGACCGAAGTTGTCCGCCGGGCGCCCATCGTGGTCCAGCGGCAGCAACTGCGTACCGCCGGTGCCTTTGCCGCCGTCGAGTTTGACCGAATACAACCCCAGCACGTCCATGCCGAACCCGACGGTGCCCTGGGTGAACCCGGATTTAGCGTCGAGGATGAAGCTTTGCGTCCACTCTTCAGCCTTGCCCTGGGTCTTGGTTGGGTTGGTGAAGTTACGGTTGATGTAGAAATTGCGCAGGTTCAGGTTGACCTTGGCGCCCTCGACAAAACCGGCTTCCTCGGCCATGGCGGGCAGGGCCGCACCGGCCAGTGCGATGGCGATCAGGCTGGGTAAGAAATACTGCGTGGTGGAAGGCGTCATGGGCTCGGGTCTCTCTAATTCTTGGAGGTGAAACAGGGCGATGCCGTAACGTTCGGGTTGCAGACAAAAGATTTCGAATTCAAAAAAGCGGGGACGAGGTCAGCCGGACAGGGCAGGGCGCGGGGGCATGGTGTCGAACCTGTTGTTATTGGTTTTGTGCGACCGATGGTGAGGGAAACGGACTAAATGGTTCAATCGGGGGAGGGCGGGTTCTGGGCGATTATCGAACAGCAAAAGATCAAAAGATCGCAGCCTTCGGCAGCTCCATGGAATCGCGTACCTGCGTAGGAGCTGCCGAAGGCTGCGATCTTTTGATCTGGCTTTTCCGCAGCCAACAAAAAGCCCACCAATCGGTGGGCTTCGTGTTTACCGCGCTATCAGAACAACTTCATCTTCGGCGCTTCTTCTTTCAACGGCTCGTTCTTCGCCGTCTGTTCATTCCAGCCACCACCCAAGGCCTTGTACAGATTGACCGCGCTGACCAGCTGCGCCAGACGGTCGGTGATCAGCGCTTGTTGGGCACTGAACAGCTGGCGCTGGGCGTCGAGGAAGGTCAGGTTGCTGTCGACACCGATGCGGTAGCGACGCTCGGCCAGACGGTAGTAGTCCTGGTTGGCGCTGACGAAATCACGTTGAGCCTGCAGCTGCTCGGTGTAAGTCTGGCGTGCGGCCAGGCCGTCGGCGACTTCCTGGAAGGCCGTTTGAATGGACTTCTCGTAGTTCGCCACGCCGATGTCTTTTTGGATTTTCGAGTAATCCAGGCTGGCGCGCAGGCTACCGGCGTTGAAGATCGGCAGGTTGATCTGCGGCTGGAACAACCAGGTGCCCGAACCGCCCTTGAACAGGCCGGACAGGTCCGGGCTCAAGGAACCGGCATTGGCCGTCAGGCTGATGCTCGGGAAGAACGCAGCCCGTGCCGCGCCGATGTTGGCGTTGGCAGCCTTGAGGTTGTACTCGGCCTGAAGAATGTCCGGACGGCGTTGCAGCAAGTCCGACGGCAGGCCGGCGGGCACTTCGCTCAGCAGGTCATCCGACAGTGGCTTGGCCGCTTGCAGATTGGCCGGGATACCGGTGCCGAGCAGAAGCACCAGGCTGTTTTCGTCCTGAGCGACCTGACGGGTGTATTTGGCCTGTTGCGCGCGGGCGTTTTCCACCGAGGTGCGCGACTGGGCCAGATCCAGCGCCGAGGCTACGCCCACTTCGTTGCTGCGCGAGGTGAGCTTGTAGCTCTCCTCGTAGGCACCGAGGGTTTCCTGGGTCAGTTTCAGCAGTTCCTTGTCAGCCTGCCAGGTCAGGTAGGCGTTGGCCACACTGGCCACCAGGCTGATCTGCGTGCTGCGGCGCGCTTCTTCAGTAGCGAAGTACTTCTGCAGGGCTTCTTCGCTCAAGCTGCGCACCCGACCGAACAGGTCAAGTTCATAGGCACTGATGCCGACGGTGGCCGAGTAGGAGCTGGTGATGCCCGCTTCACCGGTCTGCGAGGCCCGTGCTGGAACCCGCTGACGGCTGCCAGTGCCGGTGGCCGAAACGGCCGGGAACAGATCGGCGCGCTGAATGCGGTACTGAGCCGCATAAGCGTCGATGTTCAGCGCCGCGACGCGCAGATCACGGTTGTTTTCCAGAGCGGTCTGAATCATCTGTTGCAGCGCCGGGTCGTGGAAAAACTGCTTCCAGCCTTGTTCGGCGGCGGCCTGGTTAGGCGCCTGGGCCGGCGTATACGCCGGGCCTTGCGGGTATTGGCCCGCCACCGGGGCTTCAGGCTGCTGATAGTCGGGTATCAGCGAGCAGCCGCTCAGTACGAAGGCGGCGACTGCGATGGAAAGTAATGACTTGCTCATTAGCCAGCCTCTTTAGAAGGTTCAATGGCGTCATCCTGGTCGGCGACTTTGCGCTGGCCCATGGACGATACAGTGACGAAGAACAACGGAACCCAGAAGATCGCCAGGATCGTGGCCGTGAGCATACCGCCAATCACCCCGGTACCGATCGCATGTTGACTACCCGAGCCTGCGCCTGTGGAAATGGCCAGTGGCACTACGCCGAGCACGAACGCGAGGGAGGTCATGATGATCGGTCGCAGACGCATCCGACAGGCTTCGATCGCGGCATCGCGCAGGCTACGTCCTTGCTCATGCAGTTCCTTGGCGAACTCGACGATCAGAATGGCGTTTTTCGCCGCCAGACCGATGGTCGTCAACAAGCCCACCTGGAAGTACACGTCGTTGGACAAGCCGCGCAGGCTGGTCGCCATCAGTGC
The window above is part of the Pseudomonas sp. B21-048 genome. Proteins encoded here:
- the emhC gene encoding efflux RND transporter outer membrane subunit EmhC, with translation MSKSLLSIAVAAFVLSGCSLIPDYQQPEAPVAGQYPQGPAYTPAQAPNQAAAEQGWKQFFHDPALQQMIQTALENNRDLRVAALNIDAYAAQYRIQRADLFPAVSATGTGSRQRVPARASQTGEAGITSSYSATVGISAYELDLFGRVRSLSEEALQKYFATEEARRSTQISLVASVANAYLTWQADKELLKLTQETLGAYEESYKLTSRSNEVGVASALDLAQSRTSVENARAQQAKYTRQVAQDENSLVLLLGTGIPANLQAAKPLSDDLLSEVPAGLPSDLLQRRPDILQAEYNLKAANANIGAARAAFFPSISLTANAGSLSPDLSGLFKGGSGTWLFQPQINLPIFNAGSLRASLDYSKIQKDIGVANYEKSIQTAFQEVADGLAARQTYTEQLQAQRDFVSANQDYYRLAERRYRIGVDSNLTFLDAQRQLFSAQQALITDRLAQLVSAVNLYKALGGGWNEQTAKNEPLKEEAPKMKLF